One Carya illinoinensis cultivar Pawnee chromosome 5, C.illinoinensisPawnee_v1, whole genome shotgun sequence genomic window, GGGAAAAGTTACAGCACAAACCTTGCCTACACACCTCCCGAATATTTAAGAAATGGTAATAAATTCTCCACTCTGTGTAAGTATGATTGGTATTCTACCTCTTTATGTGTTAAAGGATTTACCTGCTTTCAGTATCTCTGTAACTTTCAAGTGGGTGCAAAGATATCTTGATGCAGCTGTTGCATGATTGAAGTGGAGTTTTTGCTCTAACAGCGTATGGCTGCAACTCTTTTACCAGGAAATATTCCTCAAACATCATATTTGTGGTGGTGGGAGTTGTGGGACTCTTGGAACTATATCAACTTTTACGTCCTTTCAAAgggaatgaaaatatttttctataagGCTATCTTGTTCAAAGTGCAAAGGGATGCGACCCAAGTATACAATAGGATAGGAAGCACCCATTAAGGgatgaagaaaaggaaaattgtcTAGAGGGAATTAAACATAACGGCTCTAATTCTAACACCACCCACTCACATTCTTTGAAGGTCCAAACATTATGTTCCCCCCATATACACCACATCAGAGACACGAAGGAAACTATGGGGTATGAGAATGAAAATATTAACCAAAGGAACGAGAGCAAAGTTTGAACCACTAAAATCCTTTTAGTTCAAAAAAGGTTCTAGTTTATGCATGTTGTTCACTTATGTAaactatttttctctttctttttgaatattgatgataaaatttgTAACGTCTGATTTGCAATTCAAGTTAAACTGTTTATACGGTGCTATGTTGTATGAATTACGagatttgttttattatatttaacttcatgaagatttttcttggtaaacttgattaattttcattgccataatttgtaattttaggAAGGGTCACTGCTGAAAGTGTAATTTACAGCTTTGGTACTGTCCTTCTGGATCTGCTAAGTGGAAAACACATCCCCCCCAGCCATGTAAGTTACCTATGTTGTAATAGGCGGTATGAAAATTTACTAATGTTTATGCGTTCTTTCTTTGTCAGGCTACATGTTTAATATACAGCCTACAAAGTCAAGATCGTTATCAAGAGTGTTACCAGAACTTTCAACTCTAAAGTTGCCTAAAATGGACTATGTGTAGAAAATGGAAatttttagttctttgattCCTTTTGTACTTCACATTTTGGATGTGAacagaactctctctctctcaactaaTGCAAATCTTGAAATCATGCCTGTTTCTACAATACTTATGCTTCTTTTTCCACGTCCCAAACAACCATAATTAATCCAGTTACCATGGTATTAAGCAACACAAAGGCATTTTAAAGAAGCCTTTCATCAATGAAAATCCATgctgttttttaaaaaaaatttctcttatTGATTAACCAACCTAGGTTCATATAGCATCAGGCTAGAGCATCAAGGAGCATATACTGCTgttctttttcttattcttttttttacgTCAGTTTTTTTTACTCATACACAAATTAGTTAATCAATGAAAGAGATAGGTTATAGTAACTTAATGCCAGTTATTTCAACAGTATGCtgtctttttattaaaaattaatatgtccTGTCTACGAGTTTAGGAAGTTTGACTGTGTTTTATGTGCTTTTATGTTATCTACACTAATATGTGCAGGCTCTTGACATTATACGGGGAAAAAATATCATCAGCTTAATGGATTCacatttggagggaaaattttcTACAGAAGAAGCAACAGTTGTGGTTAATCTTGCCTCTCAGTGTTTGCAATACGAACCTAGGGAGCGGCCTAATACAAAGGATCTTGTTGCAACTCTAGCTCAACTACAAACCAAACCTGATGTAAGGAAGGTTGCTTTAactaatttatttaatcatcAATTCTACCATTACTGTCAGTCAAGCATTCTGTGAATTTAAGCATATGTTccttttttcaaattgatttttggACCTGTGACATTACATACACCCATTGTTTAAAATTGGACAAACTTGTGTGATTTCTACATTTTCTTTGAATGTTCAACGTGGCTGGATGCAAATAGGAGTTTCTTTATATTATATGCAACAATGATGGATGTATGCAAACATAAAGACCAATTTGAGTGGAAATCTTGGGATATTAGAACTTCGAAGGTATAACATGGATGTTAGTCAACATACCCGATGATaggtttattttttcctttaaaaagacctataaaataaaacactgtatcaagctttgcctattctttgattaatatattttatttacttataaaaaaaaaaagacctataaaaaattttcctttgagGTTAATGCAGTAAAATTGCAAAATAATGTGCAAACCACAACTTTAGTTTGCATTAAAACATTTGCTTTTGTCCTTTTCCTTTGCCTTGCTGCCTTCAATCTGCTTGAGGAGATTCACCTGAAATGAATCTAGAGGTTTTTCTGAGGCTTCAGTCTGTCGTAACATGGCTAGCGACTACCACAACAAGTGCCATTTAGTGGCTATGGTCTCAAGAAGATCAAATGAGCGGTGATTTTTGTGAAGAACCTGACTACCTCTACCTCTGTTCTGGATTGCAGGTTCCGTCTCATGTCTTGCTTGGGATTCCAAAGCACGAGGAAGCCCCATCAACCCCGCAACCCCCATCAACCCCGCAACGCCCTCTTTCAGCAATGGGTGAGGCCTGTTCAAGAATGGATCTCACAGCCATCCATCAGATTTTAGTTATGACACATTACAGGGAAGATGAAGGAACTAATGAGGTATTTGGCTTGTAAAAGAGGGACTTGCATGTCACcatattcttatattttatgctgatttgtttatttaaatttggaGCGAGTCAGTTATCTTTCCAAGAGTGGACCCAACAAATGAGAGATATGCTGGAGGCAAGGAAGCGTGGGGACTTTGCATTCCGTGAGAAGGATTCCAAAACTGCCATCGACTGTTATTCCCAGGCATGATTTTCTATTTCTTCTGCCAACACACATAAAGTTCTTAGGCTACAATTATACACTGAAATTGTGTGGTAATGAATTTACCCAGTTTTGCACGGACCATTTTACCAGTAGGCCTTGATGTAAGAGTAAGCAAGTGGGTTTGAATCCAATAATgttaaatatcaactagttggTCTTATAACTATGACTTAATATGGCACTATAACTGTATCATTTGGAAAATTCGTGCATGGATATTAAGCAGGTTACTGATTAAACTTGGTTTTGATGTTTGCTTGATGTTCGTTCTGGTTCTCTTGCAGTTCATAGATGTTGGAATCATGGTCTCTCCAACTGTTTTTGCTAGGCGCAGTCTGTGTTATCTGTTAAATGATCAACCAGATGCTGCCCTTCGAGATGCAATGCAAGCACAATGCGTGTATCCAGAGTGGCCCACCGCCTTCTACATGCAATCAGTTGCGCTGGCCAAGTTGGACATGAACAAGGATGCTGCTGACATGTTAAATGAAGCAACTGCACTAGAAGATAAGAGGCAACGAGTGGGAGAGCATCATAAAAAAACAACCGTGTAATGAGTTATAATCGATTCATCACTACCCATTGGCAATTGTTGTTGAGGCTACCCCAAATTTGTACAAAATTTGAGCTGGGAATCAGTAGTGTATTCTAAAATGAAAATGTAATATAGAAAACTTTGTTGTATCAATGCTTGTGTGCTTCAAATGATATTTATGCACTACTTCAATGGTGTTCTCACAATCGTGTTCGAACAAGATTTAATTATCaggaaaatgaacaaagattggTGGGAAGAAATGCCCGGCTTTCGAGAGATGAGGGTACATTTGGACATTTGACTTTGCGTTGGTTGTTATAGCTCTCCAAGCTGATTGGGCTCCTTTAGTGACTTTAGGAGAGAAATAGGTACGGGATCGATTGGACCCTTTTGCGCAGGACCTCTCGGAATTCATTTCCGTACATCTCTCATTGCTTTATCTCTTGAACCCTTAATTCCAGTTCCCTGTCATCACTACTAATTGCAGGGGAACCGAATCCATGCTCTAGCACCCTGCTCAAGCTCTTTAATTGTCACTGCATTG contains:
- the LOC122311123 gene encoding serine/threonine-protein kinase BSK1 isoform X1, which encodes MGCCQSSFLTETHPEKEQHQVQLQTQNLPPSIGLDPVAGGGVEVLSFSEFSFVDLRAATNNFSSDFIVSESGEKAPNLVYKGRLRNRRWIAVKKFTKLAWPDPKQFAEEARGVGQMRHPRLANLIGYCCDGDERLLVAEYMPNDTLAKHLFHWEKQTIEWAMRLRVALYIAEALDYCSTEGRPLYHDLNAYRVLFHEDGDPRLSCFGLMKNSRDGKSYSTNLAYTPPEYLRNGRVTAESVIYSFGTVLLDLLSGKHIPPSHALDIIRGKNIISLMDSHLEGKFSTEEATVVVNLASQCLQYEPRERPNTKDLVATLAQLQTKPDVRKVPSHVLLGIPKHEEAPSTPQPPSTPQRPLSAMGEACSRMDLTAIHQILVMTHYREDEGTNELSFQEWTQQMRDMLEARKRGDFAFREKDSKTAIDCYSQFIDVGIMVSPTVFARRSLCYLLNDQPDAALRDAMQAQCVYPEWPTAFYMQSVALAKLDMNKDAADMLNEATALEDKRQRVGEHHKKTTV
- the LOC122311123 gene encoding serine/threonine-protein kinase BSK1 isoform X2, producing the protein MGCCQSSFLTETHPEKEQHQVQLQTQNLPPSIGLDPVAGGGVEVLSFSEFSFVDLRAATNNFSSDFIVSESGEKAPNLVYKGRLRNRRWIAVKKFTKLAWPDPKQFAEEARGVGQMRHPRLANLIGYCCDGDERLLVAEYMPNDTLAKHLFHWEKQTIEWAMRLRVALYIAEALDYCSTEGRPLYHDLNAYRVLFHEDGDPRLSCFGLMKNSRDGKSYSTNLAYTPPEYLRNGRVTAESVIYSFGTVLLDLLSGKHIPPSHALDIIRGKNIISLMDSHLEGKFSTEEATVVVNLASQCLQYEPRERPNTKDLVATLAQLQTKPDVPSHVLLGIPKHEEAPSTPQPPSTPQRPLSAMGEACSRMDLTAIHQILVMTHYREDEGTNELSFQEWTQQMRDMLEARKRGDFAFREKDSKTAIDCYSQFIDVGIMVSPTVFARRSLCYLLNDQPDAALRDAMQAQCVYPEWPTAFYMQSVALAKLDMNKDAADMLNEATALEDKRQRVGEHHKKTTV